The sequence TCAATAACTTATAATCATGTTCGAGGTGATTATTGTGCCTGATGACAAGACCGTTGCTCAGAATCGCAAGGCAAGACACGAATATTTTATCTTGGATTCCTTTGAGACTGGCATAGTGTTGTCGGGGACAGAGATAAAATCCCTCCGTGAAGGCAAGGCGAACCTGAAAGATGGATTTGCCTCTGTAGAAAAAGGTGAACTGTGGCTTCAAAACGTCCACATCTCGCCTTATGAAAAGGGAACCATCTACAACAAAGATCCGCTGCGCCCGCGTAAGCTTCTGGTCCACAAGAACGAAATCTACAAGCTTCTTGAAAAGACGCGCGAAAAAGGACTGACGCTCGTACCTCTGAAAATGTACCTTAAAGAGGGCCGGTGGGCAAAGGTAGAACTTGCCATAGCGAAAGGCAAGCAGCTCCACGACAAGCGCGACAGCGCCGCGGAACGCGACGCCGCCCGTGAAATGGACAGAGCGATACGCCGCAAGACCCGCGGCGACGATTAAGCAACACCCGTACCATCATACTGGGGACGACAGGTTTCGACAGCAGATGGAGGATCGGGGGGAGCGTGCCGAGGATGGGGAAGCCTCGTAAATCCGGCTCCAAAACAATAATTGTCGAAGACAATTACGCACTCGCTGCTTAGTTAAGCAGCGCGCTCTCTAGGACTTCCGCCATCGGGTCTTAGAAGAGCGTCACTCAGACGGCTGGGAACCCTGCAGAGCTTTTCGGCAGTGTTTCGAGATTCAGGAGAGGCTAGGGGACGGGTATCCTGCCTATGGGAGCCCCGAAACCGAAATTGAAATCAAAGGCTACGCACGTAGCGCCCTCCAGGTTGGCCTCTGTTGGACCGGAGTTCGATTCTCCGCGTCTCCACCAACCGACTTAATCAAGCCCCCTCACGGGGGCTTTTGTTATTGCCTTAGCCTCCTCAAATGCTGTATAATACTGAATAAATCGTTGGTATGGGCTTGTATGCTTTCTCGCGCCTCCTCATACTTAATCAAGCCTAATCACGAAGATTCAGCACTACAAAATTGAAAAAACAGCACTATAATCAAAATTGTAGTGTGGCCAAGGGGGAAAAGGCAGATGCTGACTGAGATTTCCGTGCGCGACTTGAAGGCGAAAGAGGTTCGGTATATGAAGGCCGACCAGAACGGGCTTTATGTCGAGGTGATGCCTTCTGGAATTAAATATTGGTGGCTGTGTGTCCAGCAAAATAAAAAGCGCAGGAAGTTCGCGCTTGGGAAATATCCTGAACTGTCTGTGAGGGCGGCGCGCGACGCCTGCGCTCTCAAGAAAAGAGAGGTAGGGATTTCCTGCGGGCTGGATGTGTCTGACGTCAGGTTTGAGGAGTTGGCGGAGGAGTGGTTTAAAACGCGTATTTTGCCACAGTCGGCCAATTACAGCAGAACTATCCGGCTGCGTATGGATAAGTACCTTCTGCCGGCTTTTAGGGGCCGTCCAGCGGCAATGATAAAGGGAACTGATATTCTTACGCTTTGCAAGCGGATTGAGTCGGACGGTTTTGTGGAGACGGCTCACCGGGTGTTGGATATACTGGCTGCGGTTTTTCAGTTCGGTATGCCTACAGGGATAATTGCTGCGGATCCTACGGCGGGGCTGTCGCGCAATCTTATACCGGTGCGGCGCGCGCATTTTGCGGCTCTTACGGACAGGCGCGATGTGGGGGAGCTTATGCGGGGTATCGCGGCGTACAGGCAGGATAAGGTGCGGGCTGCGTTGTTTTTCAGCGCGTATACTTTCTGCCGTCCGGGGGAGGTGCGGGCTGCTATGTGGGCCGAGGTGGACCTTTGCAGGTGCGAGTGGCGTATTCCAGCCGCGCGGATGAAGGGCCGGCGTGAGCATGTGGTTCCTTTGTCGCGGCAGGCTGTCGCTGTTTTGCAGGCTGAGAAGCTTTTTTTGGAGATGCACGGGGTGTGCAGCGAGTATGTATTTCCATCGGAGCGCAGTGCGCACCAGCCTTTGTCTGATAATACGGTGCGTGTGGCCATTCGCAGTATCGGCTACGGCGCGGACAGGATGACGGCGCACGGATTTCGGCACATGGCATCGACCATCCTCAACGAGTCGGGCCTTTTCCGGCCGGACGTGATTGAGATGCAGCTGGCGCATTTTTCCGGCGGTGTGCGCGAGGTGTACAACCAAGCGAAGTATATGCCGGAGCGCTGCAACATGATGCAGTGGTACGCGGATTATCTGGATGGACTGAGATATACAGAATAATAGCAAAGAGGAAAGAGCTTTTAGCTTTTCTATGTTTTTTTATATTTTTACTTGACGCTAACTGCCTTTAAGGACGAAATGCTGGCGGCTAGCCTTCATGTGAGCGGCGGAGCCACCTGTTAAAAGATAGTCCCCAACAAAAACAGAAAGAGCGCGGCCGATGTGACAAATTGTTTGCCGCGCTCTTTCGTTTGGAAGGCTCGCTCCGTAAAGCAAAAAATAACCCGGTATTTTTGTCGGTGGTGGCCCCATCAGAAAGCGAAAATCGCGGATTGTTCCGCGATGGACTGTGCTGGTGAGGTATTGGCTATTAAGATAGTACCATTTTTAGTGCCATGGTTTTTTGTTTGTTTTATAAATTGTAATGTTAGACTATTCTTGCGCGAGATTTCGTTACCGAAAAAAATAAATTCTGCGCAAAAAACAAGGGGCATGGTGTCTTAACGACTCTCAATGGGTACTATCACAATTGTTGTAGTGACAATTATGGCGTAATGGTTTAGTTTAGGTATAATATCAGCATATCGATATGCATTTTATAGTGAGGAGAATTGATATGTCTGAATATCAAGATGCTTATATGTGCAGAGTAAAAGTGTTTAAAGAAAAACAATCTAATTTGTTTTATGATTCATCTTTATCAGTTCAGGAAATTCTCAAACAAACTATTGAATCAAAACCAAAAGCTATTTTAAACAGGACAATTGAATGGGAGATTGCTAATATTGAAGAAGTAAACAAAACCACTCTTTACTTTAAACTCGGCAGAACAAAAAATACGATTATAGGATTGAAGGATGAAATAAGTGGAGATTATCAGGATGAAGAATTTCAGATAAATCCAAATACCAGCGTTTTGCTGGATTGGAATATGGAATTGCTTTTATTTATTCCCGATTCTGAGCTATGCTCAACCAAAAATTTTCCTAACAAACTTCAAGAACTCTTGAATGCATGTGAGTATGCAAAGACACATGGAATCATTTTTGAAATTGGACTCATTGATGACCCTGTTTCTTTTATAAATTGGATAGAGCGGTCTTATAAAGTTCTTTCTTTTAGAATGACTTTTACTCCTTCAAACTTATTCGACGCAGGAGAAGATTTTGATAAACCTTTATCAAAAATAGCAGACGCATTCGGAGCCTCTCCTTATGAAAACGATATTAAAATGACAAATAAAAAAAGGGGGTTAAATAAAGACGCGATTATCAAAGTAGTAAAAGATACTGCGGCAAGCGGTGCTGACGCATCGGCAGTTGCACAGATGAAAAAAGGGGAAAAGACTAATCGTCGGAGGCTGAGAAATAACCGTGCTGTTGTCAGAATTGGTAGTATCAATGATAACGCGGGACGCACAGAAGCATTGATGAAAATGAAGGAAATGTATGAAAAAATCAAGAACTGATAATTTAAACTTTAAACATTGGTTTTTACATGGCAACGGGCATAAGCCAGGGTATACTCGATTATTGGATAATCGCTCCATTATTGATTTTTGTATCGGCATCGTTGTTGTGATACTTGTCTCCACATCACTAAAGGAAGCAGCTGTCGCGGTATTGTTTCCGTTGACTGGTGTGCTCGTTGGAGTTTGTGCCTCTTGGGCTGGCCCGGCTCAGGAGGTTTTAACTTCAAAAGAAATGCTCCCCTTTTTAAAGAAACATCAAGGTGGAATTTGTGAATATTTTCTCATATTACAAACTGTTGTTTTTGTTATGTTGCTCTCCATTGTTATGTGGGGGCTTGCCGGAATTGGGCTTTTTGAAGGATTAAATTCCCCTAAACTTGATGGTGCTAAATTTGTTTATTATATTATCTCATCTTTTTTATACGCCATCCTGAGTTTATCTATCCGTACTTGTTGGGAGGCTGTGTTATATACTCATTACATTATGCATACAAAAATTCAGTTGTTGGAGATGGAACCAATGATTCTCCATAAAAGAAAACGTACAGTAATTTCGAGGAGAAATAGATATAAGTACAAGCAAAAAGAAGAATCCCGATAGGAGTTCCTCATTTTGCTTAATTTAAACTATATGAGAAAAATAATCTTAGTGTATATGTGTAATCAATTAACTTAAAAAAGTGTAGCTTGTAGATGAAGAATAGGCGTGTATTTCAGAATATAAAATTGTACTTTTTAGATCAGAACCACGGTAGGCACATCGCAAATAAGCCGCTGTTGAGACAGAATTGCGCTTGCCATGGTCATTTATTTGTCTAAATATTTATTCTTGATATATTCTGCAGTGCTTTCCATTTGTGGAAAAAAACGTTCCTGAGAAATATCATAAGCTTCTAGTTCTTGTAACAGTTTTGTTTTTTGTTGTGGAGAGATAAAATTCCATCTACATTGAATGTCATTTGTAAAATCCTTCCAATCCCCCTGTTCTTTCGTAAAGTCGAGGTCCGGGTAACTAGAATTCAGTCCATAAAGCAAAAATGATCCTGATTGGGCTAAGATTCTCTCGTTGTTTAATTTGCCACGCACACACACTATTTTATTTAGATCATTGGGAACTATTCGAGCTTGAAAAAATGGTTTTTCTTCTCCTATGCGATGAACTAATTGCTTAACGCTATCCTCCAAATTGAAAGACTCAATCTGTGCTTCTAGGGGGTCTGTTGATTTAGATACATCAATTATTATGTCCTTGATTTCATTTTTTTGCACGTGTTTTAATTGTGCTAAGTTTGCAATACAGCAAACGGTGTCATCAGAGGAGAATTTAATAGCAGATTTTTTGATTTTTAAAGAAATAACAACACCCTTGCCTGTTACATTATCATTCATAGCCTTGCATGCAAAATACAAAGCTGCAAATGGATTTGACGTGATATCTAGCATTCTTGTTGGCAATGAAAAGTGTTGCATTCGTTGGAGCTTCTCAAATGCAAATTTATCATTGATGAAGTTTTCCGGTTTCCTGTTTATAAATTCATGGAAAAGAAGATCTTCTTTCTCTTCGTATGTAGATTGACTGTTGTTGTTTTTTCTAAACAGCGTAGGTATCAACTTGTAAGAGTCTGATTCATGTCCTCTGAAAAATATATCATAGTCCGGGTCTTGATTAGATTTTTTTATTGCATTAATTATATTAATGAACCCTGACAAATGTTGTATGCTCTTTCCCATGATGCCCCTCCAGTTTTTATGATGTAATTGGGGTGCTATATTTTGTTAACGCTCAAATTCAGGCTCAGGCTCACTTAAGGCCTTCACAATTACTTCTTCAAGGGTGCCATAAAAGGGGTCAGCATCAAAATAAATTACCATGTCGCCATTCTCCTCTTCGCTTACATCAATGCGATGCCCATTGATTATGATATGCCATTTTCTGGGATATTTTATTTTTTCGAGAGTGTCTCGGAATTCCTCTTTTAATATTAGGAATATCTCTTTGGCTTCTTCAGATGAGCTATATGTAGTACCGTTAACATGAAACTCTGGTTCTCCATTTCTATTCCAACGAATTTCGGTGCTTGGCATTGGCATTGATAATACCCCCTCTTAAGTTTTTATAGTGTTTTATTTTTGTTGCATGCTTATCAGTTTATCAGCTTCATTGTATTTCAGCAATAATATCTGGATATATTGCCAGCGAGGTTATAGCCTTAATCAATAAAGCGCATAAAGATTCCCTGCTTCGGCGGGGGATTTTTGTTTTTGTTAGTCTCCTCTCTACACGATCTTCATGTGGGTCATTTTTGTCCAGGTGGTCCATGGCGCTCAGTGGCTTGAAGAGAATATCATTGCGCTACTATATTCCTTTATTTGAAAGCAATATGTTTCCACATTCCCATAACGTTCATTGTAACTGTTGTTGTAATGCGCTTTTTAAGTTCTATTTTGAGATTGCCGTCACCCATATATATAATTTCAGGCTGTTCCATTCCGATAAACTGCACAAAAAAGGGTGCTCTAGCAAACATTGCTGGATAAGTAATCAATATTTGTTCGCTTGCATATTCTTGGGATCCAATGCCTGCAAG is a genomic window of Cloacibacillus sp. containing:
- a CDS encoding tyrosine-type recombinase/integrase — encoded protein: MLTEISVRDLKAKEVRYMKADQNGLYVEVMPSGIKYWWLCVQQNKKRRKFALGKYPELSVRAARDACALKKREVGISCGLDVSDVRFEELAEEWFKTRILPQSANYSRTIRLRMDKYLLPAFRGRPAAMIKGTDILTLCKRIESDGFVETAHRVLDILAAVFQFGMPTGIIAADPTAGLSRNLIPVRRAHFAALTDRRDVGELMRGIAAYRQDKVRAALFFSAYTFCRPGEVRAAMWAEVDLCRCEWRIPAARMKGRREHVVPLSRQAVAVLQAEKLFLEMHGVCSEYVFPSERSAHQPLSDNTVRVAIRSIGYGADRMTAHGFRHMASTILNESGLFRPDVIEMQLAHFSGGVREVYNQAKYMPERCNMMQWYADYLDGLRYTE
- a CDS encoding FRG domain-containing protein; its protein translation is MGKSIQHLSGFINIINAIKKSNQDPDYDIFFRGHESDSYKLIPTLFRKNNNSQSTYEEKEDLLFHEFINRKPENFINDKFAFEKLQRMQHFSLPTRMLDITSNPFAALYFACKAMNDNVTGKGVVISLKIKKSAIKFSSDDTVCCIANLAQLKHVQKNEIKDIIIDVSKSTDPLEAQIESFNLEDSVKQLVHRIGEEKPFFQARIVPNDLNKIVCVRGKLNNERILAQSGSFLLYGLNSSYPDLDFTKEQGDWKDFTNDIQCRWNFISPQQKTKLLQELEAYDISQERFFPQMESTAEYIKNKYLDK
- the smpB gene encoding SsrA-binding protein SmpB, encoding MPDDKTVAQNRKARHEYFILDSFETGIVLSGTEIKSLREGKANLKDGFASVEKGELWLQNVHISPYEKGTIYNKDPLRPRKLLVHKNEIYKLLEKTREKGLTLVPLKMYLKEGRWAKVELAIAKGKQLHDKRDSAAERDAAREMDRAIRRKTRGDD